The following are encoded together in the Branchiostoma floridae strain S238N-H82 unplaced genomic scaffold, Bfl_VNyyK Sc7u5tJ_1439, whole genome shotgun sequence genome:
- the LOC118407628 gene encoding gastrula zinc finger protein XlCGF8.2DB-like produces the protein MEEFTFVPPVKELHAEQTANETHIKEEETGDTGWQQDGQENVLCQETYSEDQETYDYQPTGRPWNETYNIWEQTTDARRQQDGERDVPNHETCGVKAEIEESSFKHSTGELCAGHPGKKTYTPGHPLKESDSRETQTTDMGLQQETCDVNFPQPDNTSTSQVQESRDNNGKHVVEYTGEKPYKCGECGYRAAYRSLLSRHMRVHTGEKPYKCDQCDYSAAQKSNLDQHLEKHTGEKPYMCGECGFRATYKSTLSTHMRIHTGEKPYKCDQCDYSAAQKSTLDIHLTKHIGEKPYMCGECGYRTANRSHLPKHMRTHTGEKPYKCDQCDYSAAQKRHLIDHQTRHTGEKPYMCGECGYRAAQRSSLSRHMKTHTGGKL, from the coding sequence atGGAGGAGTTCACATTTGTGCCTCCCGttaaagagcttcatgcggaacaaactgcgaacgagacgcacatcaaagaggaggagacaggagacactggatggcaacaggatggacaagagaacgtgctgtgccAGGAAACGTACAGTGAGGACCAGGAAACATACGACTACCAGCCAACCGGACGTCCTTGGAACGAGACATACAACATTTGGGAGCAAACAACAGACGCGAGACGGCAGCAGGACGGGGAAAGGGACGTTCCAAACCACGAAACGTGCGGTGTAAAAGCGGAAATAGAAGAGTCCAGCTTTAAACATTCTACTGGAGAACTGTGTGCTGGGCATCCTGGGAAGAAGACGTACACTCCTGGACATCCTctgaaggagagtgacagcagggagacccagacaacagacatgggcctgcagcaggaaacgtgtgatgtgaactttccccaacctgacaacacatcaacctcacaggtacaggagagcagagaCAATAATGGAAAGCATGTTGTTGAatacaccggtgagaaaccctacaagtgtggggagtgtgggtacagggcagcttatAGGTCTCtcctatcccgacatatgagagtccacacaggagagaaaccctacaagtgtgaccagtgtgattattctgcagcacaaaaatccaatttggaCCAACACCTAgaaaaacacactggtgagaaaccctacatgtgtggggagtgtgggttcagggcAACTTACAAGTCTACCCTATCAACACACatgagaatccacacaggagaaaaaccctacaagtgtgaccagtgtgactattccgcagCACAGAAATCTACTCTAGACATACATCTGACAAAACATatcggtgagaaaccctacatgtgtggagagtgtggatacaggacagctaacAGATCTCACTTacccaaacatatgagaactcatacaggagaaaaaccctacaagtgtgaccagtgtgactactccgCTGCACAGAAGCGCCATTTGATCGATCATCAAACAAGACATactggtgagaagccctacatgtgtggggagtgtgggtacagggcggctcaaaGATCTagcttatcccgacacatgaaaacacatacaGGAGGAAAACTCTAG
- the LOC118407705 gene encoding uncharacterized protein LOC118407705, with the protein MKLNTTNSAPVIIGGEGVKEVASFVYLGSVVDRQGGTDRDVTARIGKARAAFIMLKNVWASRVIRVATKLRIFNSNVKSVLLYGSETWRTTKATQRRIQTFINTCLRRIFKIKWSDRISNLELWDRAGQKPVVSQILKRKWSWIGHTLRKPPSSITHQALTWNPQGKRKRGRPRNSWGRDTEEEMKSICNNWQDLKKKAQRRVQWRTIISGLCSARGEGPK; encoded by the coding sequence ATGAAACTCAACACCACTAACAGCGCACCAGTCATAATTGGAGGGGAAGGGGTGAAGGAGGTTGCGTCCTTTGTGTATCTGGGAAGTGTGGTGGACCGTCAGGGAGGTACGGACAGGGATGTTACCGCCAGGATAGGGAAAGCGAGAGCAGCTTTCATCATGCTGAAGAATGTCTGGGCCTCCAGGGTGATACGTGTAGCCACCAAACTCCGAATCTTCAACTCCAACGTTAAATCAGTACTGCTCTATGGATCCGAGACCTGGAGAACAACAAAAGCAACGCAGCGCAGGATACAAACCTTCATTAACACTTGTCTGAGAAGGATCTTTAAAATCAAGTGGTCAGACAGGATCAGCAACCTGGAGCTGTGGGACAGAGCAGGACAAAAACCAGTGGTCAGTCAGATCCTCAAGAGAAAGTGGTCCTGGATCGGCCACACCCTCCGGAAGCCACCATCCAGTATTACACACCAAGCTCTGACTTGGAACCCACAGGGTAAAAGGAAGAGAGGGAGGCCAAGGAATAGCTGGGGGAGAGATACGGAGGAGGAGATGAAAAGTATCTGCAACAACTGGCAGGACCTGAAGAAGAAGGCCCAGAGGCGGGTGCAATGGAGGACTATCATCAGTGGCCTATGCTCTGCCAGGGGCGAAGGGCCCAAGTAA
- the LOC118407633 gene encoding zinc finger protein 525-like has protein sequence MEDSSCEHSLEEQCVGHPGKEMDHPEDPGKESDSRETQTWACSRRHTTKHTGEKPYICGECEYKTTNKSHLSRHMKIHTGEKPHKCDQCDYSASHKSNLDRHIAAKHTGDKPYMCGECGFRTAYRSELSRHMRTHTGEKPYKCDQCDYSAAGKSALNQHLAKHTGEKPYLCEECGYSATRNSYLSQHMRTHTGEKPYKCDHCDYSAADKSTLVKHIRKHTGEKPYMCGECGFRTADRSTLSRHMRTHTGERRYKCDQCDYSAARKYDLDKHLATHTGEKPFMCGECGHRTARKSTLYKHMRTHSGGKPFMCDRCDYSAAQKCTLDRHLMTHTGEKPYMCGECGHRTAEKSDLARHMRTHTGEKT, from the coding sequence atggaagattccagctGTGAACATTCCTTGGAAGAGCAGTGTGTtgggcatcctgggaaggagatggaccatCCTGAagaccctgggaaggagagtgacagcagggagacccagacatgggcctgcagcaggagaCATacgacaaaacacaccggtgagaaaccctacatatgtggggaATGTGAGTACAAGACAACTAACAAAtctcacttatcccgacatatgaaaattcatacaggagaaaaaccccacaagtgtgaccagtgtgactattctgcatcgCATAAAAGCAATTTAGATCGGCATATAgcagcaaagcacactggtgataaaccctacatgtgtggagagtgtgggttcaggactgCTTATAGGTCTGAATTAtctcgacatatgagaacccacacaggggaaaagccctataaatgtgaccagtgtgactattctgctgcagggAAATCTGCTTTGAACCAACATCTGGCAaaacacacgggtgagaaaccctacttgTGTGAAGAGTGTGGGTATAGTGCGACGCGAAATTCttacttatcccaacacatgagaactcacacaggagaaaaaccctacaagtgtgaccactgtgactattctgctgcagataagTCTACTTTGGTCAAACACATACgaaaacataccggtgagaaaccctacatgtgtggggagtgtgggttcagaacaGCTGATAggtctaccttatcccgacacatgagaacccacacaggggaaagacgttacaagtgtgatcagtgtgactattctgcagcacggaaatacgatttggacaaacatctagcaacacacactggtgagaaacccttcatgtgtggagagtgcgggcaCAGGACAGCTCGAAAGTCCACCTTatacaaacatatgagaacgcatTCAGGGggaaaacccttcatgtgtgaccggtgcgactattctgctgcacagaaatgtactttggaccGACACCTAAtgacacacacaggtgagaaaccctacatgtgtggggagtgtgggcatAGGACAGCCGAAAAGTCTGACTTAGCCCGACATATGAGGACGCATACAGGTGAAAAAACCTAA
- the LOC118407704 gene encoding zinc finger protein 239-like, with product MVDRHTAMHTGDNDKPYICAECGYRATHKYDLSVHIRIHTGDKPYKCDQCSYSAAKVNFDAHIAAKHTSEKPYMWKKPFKCNQCDYSAAQKCTLDRHVMTHTGEKPFMCGECGYGTADRSKLSRHMRTHT from the exons ATGGTAGACAGACATACAGCCATGCACACTGGTGATAAtgataaaccctacatatgtgcggagtgtgggtacagggcaactcaTAAGTATGACTTATCCGTACACATCAGAATCCACACaggagataaaccctacaagtgtgaccagtgtagcTATTCTGCGGCA aaagtcaATTTTGACGCGCACATAGCTGCAAAACACACcagcgagaaaccctacatgt GGAAAAAGCCCTTTaagtgtaaccagtgtgactattctgctgcacagaaatgtacTTTAGACCGACATGTAATgacacacaccggtgagaaacccttcatgtgtggggagtgtgggtacggGACGGCTGATAGGTCTAagttatcccgacacatgaggaCCCATACGTAA
- the LOC118407622 gene encoding zinc finger protein 501-like has protein sequence MAEFTRVPPVKELHAEQTADETHIKEEPTGDTGWQQDGQETVLCQETYSEDQERYDYQPTGHLWNETYNIWEQATDTGRQQDEERDAPNDERFGVKAEMEEPSCEVSTANLCAGNSRHPGNEMYDTRHPGKEIDSRETQTTDMGLQQETCDVNFPHPDNTSTSQVQESRGSMGRHMVKHAGEKPYMCGECGYRTAHKSDLTIHMRIHTGEKPYKCDQCDYSAVQKSALNQHVGKHTGEKPYMCGECGFRTAQKCNLSVHMRIHTGEKPYKCDQCDYSAAHKSSLEQHVAKHSGEKPYMCWECGYRTAKKCHLSRHMRTHTGEKPYKCDRCDYSAADKLTLDIHLRSHTGEKPYMCGECGYRATQKAHLSRHMRTHTGERPYKCDQCDYSATQKSSLDRHQRKHIGEKP, from the coding sequence ATGGCGGAGTTCACACGTGTGCCTCCTGTTAAGGAACTTCATGCGGAACAAACTGCAGACGAGACacacatcaaagaggagccgacaggagacactggatggcaacaggatggacaagagaCCGTGCTGTGCCAGGAAACGTACAGTGAGGACCAGGAAAGGTACGACTATCAACCAACTGGACATCTTTGGAACGAGACTTACAACATTTGGGAGCAGGCAACAGACACTggacggcagcaggacgaggaaaGGGACGCTCCAAACGACGAAAGGTTCggtgtaaaagcagaaatggaAGAGCCCAGCTGTGAGGTTTCTACTGCAAACTTGTGTGCTGGAAATTCTAGACACCCTGGGAATGAGATGTACGATACCagacaccctgggaaggagattgacagcagggagacccagacaacagacatgggcctgcagcaggaaacgtgtgatgtgaactttccccatcctgacaacacatcaacctcacaggtacaggagagcagaggcagTATGGGAAGGCATATGGTTAAACacgctggtgagaaaccctacatgtgtggagagtgtgggtacaggacagctcataAGTCTGACTTAACAatacatatgagaatccatacgggagaaaaaccctacaagtgtgaccaatgtgactattctgcagtgCAGAAATCCGCTTTGAACCAACATGTAggaaaacacactggtgagaaaccctacatgtgtggtgagtgcgggttcaggacagctcaGAAGTGTAACTTGTCAgtacatatgagaatccatacaggtgaaaaaccctacaaatgtgaccagtgtgactattctgctgcacataaatcgAGTTTGGAGcaacatgttgcaaaacacagtggtgagaaaccctacatgtgttgggagtgtgggtacaggacggctaaaAAGTgccacttatcccgacacatgagaacacatacgggagaaaaaccttataaatgtgaccggtgtgactattctgctgcagacaAACTCACTTTGGACATCCATCTAAGAagtcacaccggtgagaaaccctacatgtgtggggagtgtgggtacagggcaactcaaaaggctcacttatcccgacacatgagaacacacacaggtgaaagaccctacaagtgtgaccagtgcgactattctgcaacacagaaatccagtttggaccgacatcaaagaaaacacataggtgagaaaccctaa